The Hymenobacter sp. GOD-10R genome includes a window with the following:
- the miaA gene encoding tRNA (adenosine(37)-N6)-dimethylallyltransferase MiaA, producing the protein MSALLRPAEPTLLVVAGPTAVGKTALCVQLAQHYQTEIVSADSRQFFRELSIGTAKPTSEEMQGVPHHFIDSHSISEDYNAGRFEEDALQVLTELFQRHQLVILTGGSGLYLQAVTEGLDEMPITDPEVRAALQRELQDLGLETLVAELARLDPVTYARIDRQNPQRVVRALEVTRSTGQPFSSFHTRKSETARPFRTLKVVLNREREELYQRIDQRVDQMLAAGLLAEVEGLLPYRHHNALQTVGYKEIFDYLDGLYDWPETVRLLKRNTRHYAKRQLTWFRRDPAYTWLHPDEAEAQITKLLAERDASV; encoded by the coding sequence ATGAGTGCCTTACTGCGTCCTGCTGAGCCAACGTTGCTGGTGGTAGCTGGCCCGACTGCCGTGGGCAAAACTGCTTTGTGCGTGCAGTTAGCGCAACACTACCAAACTGAAATTGTGTCGGCTGACTCGCGGCAGTTTTTTCGGGAGTTAAGTATTGGCACCGCTAAGCCCACCTCTGAAGAAATGCAAGGCGTGCCGCATCACTTCATTGACTCGCATAGCATCAGTGAAGACTATAATGCTGGCCGCTTTGAAGAGGATGCATTGCAAGTTTTGACGGAGCTATTCCAACGGCATCAGCTTGTCATCCTGACGGGTGGCTCGGGTTTGTACCTGCAAGCCGTGACCGAAGGGCTCGATGAGATGCCCATAACTGACCCCGAAGTACGTGCCGCACTTCAGCGCGAACTACAAGACCTAGGTCTGGAAACGCTGGTAGCAGAGCTAGCCCGCCTCGACCCAGTAACATATGCCCGCATTGACCGCCAGAATCCGCAGCGCGTTGTGCGGGCGCTGGAAGTTACCCGCAGTACAGGGCAGCCTTTTTCGAGCTTTCATACCCGCAAAAGCGAGACAGCCCGACCATTTCGCACCCTGAAAGTGGTACTCAACCGCGAGCGAGAAGAGCTGTATCAGCGCATTGACCAGCGGGTAGATCAGATGCTCGCCGCCGGGTTGCTGGCCGAAGTAGAAGGCTTGCTGCCGTACCGCCACCACAATGCGCTGCAAACGGTTGGTTACAAAGAGATATTTGATTACCTCGACGGCCTCTACGACTGGCCCGAAACCGTGCGCTTGCTCAAGCGCAACACTCGGCACTACGCCAAACGCCAGCTCACTTGGTTTCGACGTGACCCAGCGTACACCTGGCTGCATCCGGATGAGGCTGAAGCGCAGATCACCAAGCTATTAGCGGAGCGAGATGCCTCGGTTTAG
- a CDS encoding DNA starvation/stationary phase protection protein translates to MATATKAPAKKATPKASNDQAEQSNPAVSVQPILNQQKLAPAPLQRFGTVSQRLPIGLDENVRQESVDMLNLLLADTCSLRDMYKKHHWQVVGPTFYQLHLLYDKHYEEQDALIDQIAERIQILGGIAVAMAADIAETTSIPRPPRDREEAPIQVSRLLEAHQIILKNCHEFAKRAADSGDDGTNDLIVSNVMRTNELQVWFVSEHVVDSPLAQAE, encoded by the coding sequence ATGGCAACCGCAACCAAAGCACCTGCGAAGAAAGCAACCCCTAAAGCATCAAACGATCAAGCTGAGCAAAGCAACCCTGCTGTTAGCGTTCAGCCTATCCTCAATCAACAAAAGTTAGCTCCTGCTCCCTTGCAGCGCTTCGGCACCGTATCGCAGCGCCTCCCCATCGGCCTCGACGAGAATGTGCGCCAAGAGAGTGTAGACATGTTGAACCTGCTGCTAGCGGACACTTGCTCGCTGCGCGACATGTACAAAAAACACCATTGGCAGGTAGTAGGCCCTACGTTTTACCAACTACACTTGCTCTACGACAAGCACTACGAAGAGCAAGATGCCCTAATCGACCAGATTGCGGAGCGTATTCAAATCTTGGGAGGCATCGCAGTAGCCATGGCTGCCGATATTGCCGAAACCACCAGCATTCCTCGTCCTCCACGCGACCGGGAAGAAGCTCCAATCCAAGTTTCGCGCTTGTTGGAAGCACACCAGATCATTCTGAAAAACTGCCACGAGTTCGCCAAAAGAGCTGCTGATAGCGGCGACGATGGCACCAACGACTTGATCGTGAGCAATGTAATGCGCACGAATGAACTGCAAGTGTGGTTTGTATCGGAGCACGTAGTTGATTCGCCCCTAGCGCAAGCCGAGTAG
- a CDS encoding FkbM family methyltransferase yields MQALKNLAKKFVALKAQENVVPLEKLVYLGSNFQGYYVPDNYLNACSICYCVGAGVDISLDVELATMFNAQVFIFDPMPYALDHFNTLIEKTERGEKFSASGGDGKYIYTVKRSQFDTIQFLATGVWNEKKIVKFYSPSKENYPGHSITNLQKTEDYIEAPVDKLVNIMQSLNHQHIDLLKIEIEGSEYVVIEDLLRDQLDIRVILVEFDEFHHREGKVLATINRINQTTNKLLKAGYKLVHSLSFYKRTFVRADVFDALKNK; encoded by the coding sequence ATGCAAGCATTAAAGAATCTGGCAAAGAAGTTTGTTGCCCTCAAAGCCCAGGAGAACGTAGTACCATTAGAGAAATTGGTTTACCTAGGGTCCAACTTCCAAGGGTATTACGTTCCTGATAATTATCTAAACGCCTGTTCCATTTGCTATTGTGTAGGAGCAGGTGTTGATATTTCCTTGGATGTTGAGTTGGCTACTATGTTCAACGCCCAGGTATTTATTTTCGATCCGATGCCTTATGCTTTGGATCATTTTAACACATTAATTGAAAAAACAGAGCGAGGTGAAAAATTCAGCGCGAGTGGGGGAGATGGTAAATACATTTATACAGTAAAACGTTCGCAGTTTGATACTATCCAATTCCTCGCAACTGGTGTTTGGAATGAAAAGAAAATAGTTAAGTTTTACTCTCCATCTAAAGAAAATTATCCTGGACACTCAATTACAAATCTTCAAAAAACCGAAGATTACATTGAAGCTCCAGTAGATAAGTTGGTGAACATCATGCAAAGCTTAAATCACCAGCATATAGATCTATTAAAAATAGAAATAGAGGGCTCTGAATACGTAGTAATCGAAGACCTACTTCGTGACCAGCTAGATATCAGAGTCATCTTGGTGGAGTTTGATGAATTTCACCATCGGGAGGGTAAAGTACTAGCTACGATAAACCGTATCAACCAGACTACTAATAAGCTTCTCAAAGCTGGCTACAAGCTGGTGCATTCTCTTAGCTTTTACAAGCGTACGTTTGTTAGAGCTGATGTATTTGACGCTTTGAAAAATAAGTAG
- a CDS encoding MBL fold metallo-hydrolase yields the protein MEITFLGTGTSQGVPVIGCTCAVCRSIDYRDKRLRVSVHLQVQGKSLIIDSGPDFRQQVLRERIDHLDALLFTHEHKDHTAGLDDIRAYNFRQRQDMPVYAEPRVLAQLKQEFAYIFADKKYPGVPQVQLMPLESDKASFLVQGVEVQPIRALHYKLPVLGFRIGGFTYVTDANYLAPEALEQMRGSEVIVLNALRNEPHISHFSLPEAVAILEDLAPQRAYLTHISHMLGRHREVEATLPDFVRLAYDGLRVQL from the coding sequence ATGGAAATCACTTTTCTCGGCACTGGCACTTCTCAGGGCGTCCCGGTCATTGGGTGCACATGCGCCGTGTGCCGCTCCATAGACTACCGCGACAAACGTCTGCGGGTCTCAGTCCACTTGCAGGTACAAGGCAAAAGCCTCATTATTGATTCTGGCCCTGACTTTCGCCAGCAGGTGCTACGCGAACGGATTGACCATTTAGATGCGCTGCTGTTCACGCACGAGCACAAGGATCACACGGCTGGCCTTGATGACATCCGGGCTTACAATTTTCGGCAACGGCAAGATATGCCTGTGTATGCTGAGCCGCGGGTACTGGCGCAATTGAAGCAAGAATTTGCTTACATTTTTGCCGATAAAAAATACCCAGGCGTACCACAAGTGCAGCTTATGCCGCTTGAGAGTGACAAAGCTAGCTTCTTGGTTCAGGGCGTAGAGGTGCAGCCTATTCGAGCTCTCCACTATAAGCTGCCGGTACTCGGCTTTCGTATTGGCGGTTTTACTTACGTAACAGATGCTAATTATCTGGCACCGGAAGCGTTAGAGCAAATGCGTGGTTCCGAGGTTATTGTGTTAAACGCCTTGCGGAATGAACCACACATCTCCCATTTTTCGCTCCCTGAAGCTGTAGCTATTCTGGAGGACCTAGCTCCGCAACGAGCATACCTTACACACATTAGCCACATGCTAGGTCGCCACCGCGAAGTGGAAGCGACCCTGCCTGATTTTGTTCGTCTGGCCTACGATGGTTTGCGCGTACAGCTGTAA
- a CDS encoding NFACT RNA binding domain-containing protein — protein MHNNYYFLRQLAPALTQKLAGYSIVTCFSQEKDELVIGLENGSQEFWLRAQLSASFPVLALPETFNRARTNSVDLLPGLLGRTVASFGVFPNDRVLTLTLTDGATLLIKLYGPRPNAVFRPAPDAPAELFHQRYAADADLAPTSVALPAVADPLKQYPSLGDLPPRFLRAQGYDQVSQTQKEEMVQAVVAELENPAHFYLIMLDGRTRLSLLPIGEIEQTLAPEPIAALQLFVPTYLGRRAYETELRQVRQLLERRAEEATVSAGQARTRLHALEHTAGYRQTADLIMANLTQIPVGATQVEVYDFYQDQPRVLKLKATETPQRTAQNLYRKAKNQKIEVQELQERVERREAEAFWCLERLEDLTTITDLRALRAWRKTHNLQPETKAPTVTELPFKVFEDNGFTIMVGRNAQNNDLLTQRYAHKDDLWLHAKDVTGSHVVVRHKAGQVVPEPVIERAAQLAAWYSRRKNDSLCPVTVTPKKFVRKPKGAAPGAVIVEREKVVLVVPANPFERIS, from the coding sequence ATGCATAATAACTATTACTTCTTACGCCAGTTGGCACCGGCTCTCACGCAGAAGCTAGCTGGCTATAGCATAGTCACCTGCTTTTCACAAGAGAAGGATGAGTTAGTAATCGGGTTGGAAAATGGTTCGCAGGAATTCTGGCTACGTGCGCAGCTTTCGGCTAGTTTTCCAGTGCTGGCACTACCGGAAACATTTAATAGAGCCCGTACCAACTCAGTTGATTTGCTGCCCGGCTTATTAGGGCGCACGGTAGCTAGCTTCGGTGTTTTTCCAAATGACCGGGTACTTACTCTTACCCTCACCGACGGCGCTACGCTCTTAATTAAACTTTACGGGCCACGTCCCAATGCTGTCTTCCGACCGGCACCTGACGCCCCAGCCGAGCTATTCCACCAACGCTATGCGGCCGACGCAGACCTAGCGCCTACTTCTGTTGCTCTCCCAGCAGTAGCAGACCCGCTCAAGCAATATCCTAGCTTAGGCGACTTGCCCCCACGCTTTCTACGTGCTCAAGGCTATGACCAAGTTTCTCAGACCCAGAAGGAGGAAATGGTACAGGCTGTTGTAGCTGAGTTGGAGAACCCAGCTCATTTCTACCTAATCATGTTGGATGGCCGTACGCGGCTCAGTTTGCTGCCTATAGGCGAGATAGAACAGACTTTGGCGCCGGAGCCGATTGCAGCCCTCCAGTTGTTTGTGCCCACGTACCTAGGTCGGCGTGCTTACGAGACTGAGCTACGCCAGGTACGTCAACTCCTGGAGCGGCGAGCCGAAGAAGCCACTGTGAGTGCTGGCCAGGCGCGCACGCGCTTGCACGCGCTGGAGCACACGGCTGGTTACCGCCAAACTGCCGATCTAATTATGGCCAATTTGACCCAGATTCCGGTAGGTGCGACGCAGGTAGAGGTGTATGACTTTTACCAAGACCAGCCACGCGTACTGAAGCTTAAAGCGACTGAAACGCCACAGCGCACCGCGCAGAACTTATACCGGAAAGCAAAAAACCAGAAAATTGAAGTTCAGGAGCTACAAGAGCGTGTGGAGCGGCGCGAGGCCGAGGCCTTTTGGTGCCTGGAGCGACTGGAGGATCTAACTACTATAACCGACCTACGAGCCCTACGCGCTTGGCGCAAAACGCACAACCTTCAACCCGAAACGAAAGCTCCTACGGTCACTGAGTTACCGTTTAAGGTATTTGAAGACAATGGCTTTACAATAATGGTGGGCCGCAACGCGCAAAACAATGATTTGCTCACCCAGCGTTACGCCCACAAAGACGACCTCTGGCTGCACGCGAAAGATGTAACTGGTTCACACGTTGTAGTGCGGCACAAAGCCGGGCAGGTGGTACCGGAACCTGTGATAGAGCGCGCAGCGCAACTAGCAGCCTGGTACTCGCGGCGCAAAAACGACTCATTGTGCCCAGTCACGGTGACGCCTAAGAAATTTGTGCGCAAACCCAAGGGGGCGGCGCCAGGCGCCGTAATTGTAGAGCGAGAGAAAGTAGTACTGGTAGTACCCGCTAACCCTTTTGAGCGCATAAGTTAG
- a CDS encoding low affinity iron permease family protein, whose translation MLTKPSSASSSFFASFAESITKFSGSTIAFSSALALVVIWAAVGPIFHYSETWQLVINTGTTIITFLMVFLIQRAQNKDSLVLHLKLNELIAATKGASNRLINAQDFTESEINLIHQYYCLLAEKAKLDNDLGQTHSVEEAEENHAEKLSAHRD comes from the coding sequence ATGCTCACCAAGCCCTCCTCCGCGTCTTCGTCCTTTTTTGCCAGCTTCGCTGAAAGTATTACTAAGTTTTCCGGCTCTACGATAGCCTTCAGTAGCGCATTGGCGCTTGTTGTTATCTGGGCTGCTGTAGGACCTATTTTTCACTACTCGGAAACTTGGCAGCTTGTCATTAATACCGGCACGACCATCATCACCTTCCTGATGGTCTTTTTGATCCAGCGGGCGCAAAACAAAGATTCTCTTGTACTGCACCTGAAGCTCAACGAACTCATCGCAGCTACTAAGGGCGCAAGTAACCGCCTGATTAATGCCCAGGACTTTACCGAAAGCGAAATCAACCTCATTCACCAATACTATTGCTTGTTGGCAGAAAAGGCAAAGCTCGACAATGACCTAGGTCAGACGCACTCAGTAGAGGAAGCGGAAGAGAATCATGCCGAGAAGTTGAGTGCTCATCGTGATTAA
- a CDS encoding glycosyltransferase, translating into MQRICSSLASHGYEVLLVGRVLPTSLPLAPQPYRQHRLRCWRTKGKLFYLEFNLRLFFFLLRQQAAVWCAIDLDTALPVWLRAMLGGQPFVYDAHELFTEMPEVVARPIVRRLWRLVEQIVVPRATLAYTVGPALARLFEQRYGRPFEVIRNISWLAESKLPPAPMAAPAGGYILYQGVLNVGRGLEALLDAMPQVAGRLVLCGEGDLSVALRERAAHLGLLASGKVEFKGFVRPEQLREITRQAAVGVMLLEPQGLSYYYSLANKFFDYLHAGIPQIVVDFPEYRQLNDQYEVAEVVELTSGAIAGALNRLLRDEPSRYHQLATNCRRARLELNWQREEQHLLALYASLKKPQPVSI; encoded by the coding sequence ATGCAGCGTATCTGTAGTAGCTTGGCCAGTCATGGCTACGAGGTACTATTAGTTGGAAGAGTATTGCCCACTTCTTTACCCCTAGCTCCGCAACCATACCGACAGCATCGTTTGCGCTGTTGGCGCACGAAAGGGAAGTTGTTTTATTTGGAATTTAACCTGCGGCTTTTCTTCTTTTTACTGCGCCAGCAAGCAGCTGTTTGGTGCGCCATCGACCTCGACACAGCGCTTCCTGTGTGGCTGCGCGCTATGCTAGGTGGGCAACCTTTTGTGTATGATGCCCATGAGTTATTCACGGAAATGCCAGAGGTGGTGGCGCGTCCCATTGTTCGGCGCCTGTGGCGTTTAGTAGAGCAGATAGTGGTGCCGCGCGCTACTCTCGCCTACACCGTAGGACCAGCACTAGCAAGGCTGTTTGAGCAACGGTACGGCCGACCATTTGAAGTGATTCGTAACATCAGCTGGCTTGCCGAATCGAAGTTGCCACCCGCACCCATGGCGGCGCCCGCTGGTGGCTACATTCTTTATCAAGGTGTGTTGAACGTCGGGCGGGGGCTGGAAGCGCTACTGGATGCCATGCCGCAGGTAGCAGGAAGATTAGTACTCTGCGGAGAAGGCGACTTGTCGGTAGCGCTACGAGAGCGGGCTGCGCACCTAGGGTTATTAGCTAGCGGGAAAGTAGAATTTAAAGGCTTTGTGCGGCCCGAGCAATTGCGGGAGATAACACGCCAAGCGGCAGTAGGAGTGATGCTATTGGAGCCCCAAGGGTTGAGCTACTACTATTCCTTGGCGAACAAGTTCTTCGACTATTTGCATGCTGGAATACCACAAATAGTAGTCGACTTTCCGGAGTATCGGCAGCTGAATGACCAGTACGAAGTGGCTGAAGTAGTAGAGCTAACTTCCGGCGCTATTGCAGGAGCACTCAACCGATTGCTGCGCGACGAGCCTAGCCGCTATCATCAGCTGGCTACTAACTGCCGCCGTGCGCGTCTTGAATTGAACTGGCAACGTGAAGAGCAACACTTATTAGCGCTCTATGCGTCGCTTAAGAAACCACAACCCGTATCTATATGA
- a CDS encoding response regulator, protein MADSKTILIAEDSSVILNLTKKILELQRYRIVSAKNGGEVIKQVEAQPIDCVLMDINIPVKDGMECTREIRRHSDPRIAQLPIIAITGNANNYSMEQFKEAGVTDYLPKPLDFDALVRVVKQYVG, encoded by the coding sequence ATGGCCGATTCTAAAACAATCCTAATTGCGGAGGATAGCTCCGTTATTTTGAACCTAACTAAAAAGATCCTAGAACTGCAGCGTTATCGCATTGTGTCGGCCAAGAACGGCGGTGAGGTTATTAAGCAAGTAGAAGCACAACCGATCGACTGTGTTCTGATGGATATCAATATTCCCGTGAAGGATGGTATGGAGTGCACTCGCGAGATCCGTCGTCATTCAGATCCGCGTATTGCCCAATTACCGATTATTGCCATCACCGGTAACGCCAACAACTACTCGATGGAGCAGTTTAAAGAGGCTGGCGTTACAGATTATTTGCCTAAGCCCCTCGACTTCGACGCATTAGTACGCGTGGTGAAGCAGTACGTGGGATAA
- a CDS encoding PAS domain S-box protein, translating to MPIRSIPSPTAPATQPGLTSPDAFYRTLFEEAYDGLLLYDEHGVLLDCNQTILRFLGTTRAMLLASGLMAYAATATEEKLDQWFSATVLHEAVIRTARTGQSFSKGWHGWRGKSALDGWATLHRVVLPGGLVRVQLTLRETVPAPQAPEPSKALVADQSRHQLRDLLTHTSLSYLMLNREGIIQDVNDYFLDFTEYTRAEVVGRNYYDLFSPPVERELRRNSYLGLIQEGQLQEYYERALLTKSGQTRMVYWHPEFTYDETHTISGIFIVGRDLTDGHVTARALSDNRHRLQDFFDNAHDLIQNLSIDNRFLFVNKAWKEKLGYDDDDLPHLTLGDVVHPYYKAKLLYQLRNLYKGEKVNKLETVFLTKSGKPVHLIGSISCSWQDAEPVSTRAILHDITDRIKAERLQKVYYSIANLAISSKDLHSLYGAIHRELSKIIETNNFYIALCDEERTQLQFAYFVDQNSQGDQNNRSRPFSSGISEYIIRTGRPQFLLKAELQELIANGTITAYGLMPEVMLCSPLSIGERIIGVITVQDYHKADAYAAGDIEILHFISNQVALAIERKRNEVQINKQNARLNAIFESGSHLMWSVDTHSRLTSFNRNYSAYFLRRNGVYPALNINLWQADLAMIAEETRELFAQNYRKAFEGRPQRFEVRLNDVKGQDTWHEIYLNPIYLDDGSFEEISGIAHDITEQKRSQLELAAQEEKFRAIFESFQDVYYRTDDQGILTLVSPSVQDMLGYTPEEVTGTLIADYYVNPQERDGIVNSLQSQGAARNFELAMRHKDGHSVSVLVNARQVSGGGSEGIGRDITEFKQMQDDLRAAKDEAEAALEAKTQFLANMSHELRTPMNGIIGMIDLLHQTVASEEQEEYVDTLRKSSEALLAILNDILDLSKIQAGKLQVSESGIDLYYTLDKIHSLFANRASQKNLDFTYHITPQTPRFIITDETRLLQILSNLTSNAIKFTAQGSVSVQISSVAIDGDEHTLRFAVQDSGIGISEENEKLLFKNFTQLDTTPTKAFGGTGLGLAISKQLSELLGGEIGVFSHEGEGSTFWFTIRCRIAPNEAQIVQERVASRERTPEVVRFETELRVLLVDDNPINQKVAVRLLDKLGCQSDVANDGFEAISRATDPKVHYDVIFMDIQMPEMDGVTAMQEIRQRLGNQCPPIVAMTAYSMKEDAERFVQQGMDDYVSKPVKTHDLYQVLRRWTSPNVALPIETAPSDATQIATEVVEPDAIPTADLIDLDVVEQLRQLGGPEFAAQLYNDFEIEAGQLLKEATELVTSGDYNQILPHLHQLKGTGFTLGINPVAEQAKSLEHDLKKGQNDNVERDFQLLLRYFAQFVAAYPSLINAA from the coding sequence ATGCCTATTCGCTCCATCCCCTCTCCTACTGCTCCTGCCACTCAGCCTGGGCTTACTTCGCCGGACGCGTTTTATCGTACGCTGTTTGAAGAGGCCTATGATGGTCTGCTGCTCTACGATGAGCACGGCGTATTGCTTGACTGCAATCAAACAATTCTGCGCTTCTTAGGCACAACGCGTGCGATGCTCTTGGCCTCTGGCTTGATGGCCTACGCAGCCACTGCCACCGAAGAGAAGCTAGACCAGTGGTTTTCAGCTACCGTGCTACACGAAGCCGTTATTCGCACGGCACGAACAGGGCAGTCGTTTTCTAAAGGCTGGCATGGTTGGCGGGGTAAGTCTGCGCTCGATGGCTGGGCGACCCTGCACCGCGTCGTATTACCGGGCGGTTTGGTGCGCGTACAACTCACATTGCGCGAAACAGTACCTGCGCCGCAAGCCCCAGAACCAAGTAAGGCCCTCGTAGCAGACCAAAGCCGTCATCAGCTCCGTGACCTGCTAACTCATACCAGCTTGAGCTATCTGATGCTCAACCGCGAAGGTATTATTCAGGATGTAAACGATTATTTTCTAGACTTCACAGAATACACGCGTGCAGAAGTAGTTGGCCGCAACTACTACGATCTATTCAGCCCTCCCGTAGAACGAGAGCTTCGTCGGAACAGCTACCTAGGTCTCATTCAGGAAGGACAGCTACAAGAGTATTACGAACGGGCACTGCTTACGAAGTCTGGCCAGACGCGTATGGTGTACTGGCACCCCGAGTTCACGTACGACGAGACGCACACTATCTCCGGAATTTTTATAGTTGGGCGTGATCTTACCGATGGGCATGTCACGGCTCGCGCTTTGTCAGATAACCGTCACCGGCTGCAGGACTTCTTTGACAATGCGCACGATCTGATTCAAAATCTTAGCATTGACAACCGCTTCTTGTTTGTGAACAAGGCGTGGAAGGAAAAGCTAGGGTATGACGACGACGATTTGCCCCACCTCACCCTCGGCGACGTAGTACATCCTTACTACAAAGCCAAGCTGCTTTATCAGCTACGTAACCTCTACAAGGGCGAGAAAGTCAATAAGCTTGAGACCGTTTTCCTAACGAAATCGGGTAAGCCGGTGCACTTGATCGGTAGTATTTCCTGCTCTTGGCAAGATGCAGAACCCGTGTCTACGCGCGCAATCCTGCACGACATCACGGACCGAATCAAGGCAGAGCGGCTACAGAAGGTATATTACAGCATTGCCAACCTAGCCATTAGCTCCAAAGACTTGCACTCTTTGTACGGCGCCATTCACCGGGAGCTGAGCAAGATTATTGAAACCAATAACTTCTATATCGCGCTTTGCGATGAAGAACGTACGCAGCTCCAGTTTGCATACTTTGTAGATCAGAACTCACAAGGCGACCAAAATAACAGGTCGCGGCCGTTCTCATCGGGTATTTCTGAATACATCATTCGCACGGGCCGCCCGCAGTTTCTCCTCAAAGCGGAATTGCAAGAACTCATTGCCAACGGGACCATTACGGCCTACGGTCTGATGCCGGAAGTAATGCTCTGTTCACCACTAAGCATTGGCGAGCGGATTATTGGAGTAATTACCGTACAAGATTACCACAAGGCCGACGCCTACGCAGCGGGTGACATCGAGATTCTGCACTTCATATCCAACCAAGTTGCGCTAGCCATCGAGCGGAAGCGCAATGAAGTGCAGATCAATAAGCAGAACGCCCGCTTAAACGCTATTTTCGAGAGCGGCTCTCACTTGATGTGGTCTGTAGATACACATTCTCGTCTGACGTCCTTCAACCGCAACTATTCCGCTTACTTCTTGCGGCGCAACGGCGTTTATCCCGCCCTCAATATCAACCTCTGGCAGGCTGATTTGGCGATGATAGCTGAGGAAACACGGGAGTTATTTGCCCAGAATTACCGCAAAGCATTCGAAGGCCGTCCGCAACGCTTCGAAGTGCGCCTAAACGACGTAAAAGGGCAGGACACTTGGCACGAAATCTACCTGAACCCCATCTACTTAGACGATGGTTCTTTCGAAGAAATTTCAGGGATTGCACACGACATTACGGAGCAGAAACGCTCCCAGCTGGAGCTAGCTGCACAGGAAGAGAAGTTCCGCGCCATCTTCGAATCGTTCCAGGACGTGTACTATCGCACCGATGACCAGGGTATTCTTACGCTCGTCAGCCCGTCGGTACAGGATATGCTGGGGTACACCCCCGAGGAAGTCACGGGCACGCTCATTGCCGATTACTACGTGAACCCACAGGAGCGTGATGGTATTGTAAACAGCCTTCAAAGCCAAGGGGCAGCCCGCAACTTTGAGCTAGCCATGCGCCACAAGGACGGGCACTCGGTAAGTGTGCTAGTGAATGCGCGGCAGGTGAGCGGCGGTGGCTCCGAAGGAATTGGCCGTGACATCACGGAGTTCAAGCAAATGCAGGACGACCTGCGAGCCGCCAAAGACGAGGCAGAAGCAGCCCTAGAAGCCAAAACGCAATTCTTGGCTAACATGAGCCACGAGTTGCGCACGCCCATGAACGGCATCATCGGCATGATTGATCTGCTGCATCAGACGGTAGCGTCAGAGGAGCAAGAAGAATATGTTGACACACTCCGGAAGTCGTCGGAGGCCTTGCTAGCTATTCTCAACGACATTCTGGATCTATCCAAAATTCAGGCAGGCAAGCTGCAAGTCAGTGAGTCGGGTATTGACCTATACTATACACTCGACAAAATTCACTCGCTATTTGCCAACCGGGCGAGCCAAAAGAATCTTGATTTTACATACCATATCACGCCACAAACGCCACGCTTCATTATTACCGATGAAACCCGTTTGCTGCAGATTTTGTCGAATCTTACTTCTAACGCCATAAAATTCACGGCGCAAGGATCAGTGAGCGTACAGATATCATCGGTTGCCATCGACGGAGATGAGCATACGCTTCGCTTTGCCGTGCAAGATTCTGGCATCGGCATCTCAGAAGAGAATGAGAAGCTTCTCTTCAAAAACTTTACCCAGCTAGATACGACTCCGACTAAAGCATTTGGGGGTACGGGCCTAGGTTTGGCGATTAGCAAGCAGCTTTCGGAGTTACTCGGGGGCGAAATTGGCGTGTTCTCGCATGAAGGCGAGGGCAGCACGTTTTGGTTTACTATCCGCTGCCGCATAGCTCCCAACGAAGCGCAGATTGTGCAAGAGCGTGTAGCTTCTCGGGAGCGTACTCCCGAAGTGGTGCGCTTCGAGACGGAACTGCGTGTGCTGCTCGTCGATGATAACCCTATCAACCAGAAAGTAGCGGTGCGGTTGCTCGATAAGCTAGGTTGCCAGAGCGACGTTGCAAACGATGGTTTTGAGGCAATTAGCCGGGCAACTGACCCTAAAGTGCATTACGATGTAATTTTTATGGACATCCAGATGCCCGAAATGGACGGCGTTACAGCGATGCAGGAGATCAGGCAACGTCTGGGGAACCAATGCCCGCCCATAGTAGCCATGACGGCATACTCGATGAAAGAGGATGCCGAACGCTTTGTGCAGCAAGGCATGGATGACTATGTGTCGAAGCCAGTAAAAACGCATGACCTGTACCAAGTATTACGGCGGTGGACTTCACCTAACGTAGCGTTACCTATTGAAACCGCCCCCTCCGACGCTACACAAATAGCGACAGAGGTGGTTGAACCGGATGCGATACCCACAGCCGATTTGATTGATCTTGACGTGGTAGAGCAGCTTCGCCAACTTGGTGGCCCCGAATTTGCGGCACAGCTTTATAATGACTTCGAAATAGAAGCTGGACAGCTACTCAAAGAAGCAACTGAGCTAGTTACTTCCGGTGATTACAATCAGATTTTACCTCATTTACACCAATTGAAAGGTACTGGCTTTACCCTCGGCATCAATCCGGTAGCCGAACAGGCTAAAAGCTTGGAACATGACCTAAAAAAAGGACAAAACGATAATGTTGAGCGGGATTTTCAACTCTTGCTGCGTTACTTTGCACAGTTCGTTGCTGCTTATCCTTCGCTAATTAACGCTGCCTAA